In a genomic window of Salegentibacter salegens:
- a CDS encoding RimK family protein — MNKYIIVNHPEKWKLKLANVEIISAQSYLTNPGFAKIKNARIFNLCKDYSYQSKGYYVSLLAEARGHLAIPTVKNIVDLREPKLVKIVSEEFDDLMQTSLKSIKSQEFTLSIYFGQNVAQKYKDLSAMFHRHFQIPFLRIKFNYTTKWNIKSIKAISEAEIPEDHIESMYEFAAQYFAKKRYDTPRTNTAEFDLAILVQPDDPAPPSNAKALKKFVEVAEKMDFYVEIVSPKDLSRLSAFDALFIRQSTEVNNEAYAFARKAQQEGIAIIDYPDAILKCCNKVYMAEALENANIPTPKTVIIHKENIDKVLEITGLPVVLKSPDSTFSFGVKKATTPAEYQELVTMMLKKSELVIAQEFLPSEYDWRIGILDNKPFYACRYYMAKGHWQIYNWDAKEKDDQDGNADCLPIEKVPKKILEVALKSAKLMGKGLYGIDVKEVGGKALVIEINDNPNIDFGVEDAYYGEQVYVEILAALKNRLVKK; from the coding sequence ATGAATAAATATATAATAGTAAACCACCCTGAAAAGTGGAAGTTAAAACTGGCTAATGTAGAGATAATTTCAGCGCAATCTTATCTCACCAATCCTGGGTTTGCTAAGATTAAAAACGCGAGAATTTTTAACCTTTGCAAAGATTATTCTTATCAATCCAAAGGTTACTACGTGTCGCTTTTAGCTGAAGCTCGTGGCCATTTGGCAATTCCAACCGTAAAAAATATTGTTGATTTAAGGGAGCCGAAACTGGTGAAAATAGTTTCGGAAGAATTTGACGATTTAATGCAAACCAGCCTGAAAAGTATAAAATCTCAGGAATTTACCCTTAGCATCTATTTTGGGCAAAACGTAGCCCAGAAATATAAAGATTTGAGCGCGATGTTTCACCGGCATTTTCAGATTCCTTTTTTGCGTATAAAATTCAATTATACCACTAAATGGAATATAAAAAGTATTAAAGCTATTTCTGAAGCCGAAATACCGGAAGATCATATAGAAAGTATGTATGAGTTTGCAGCGCAATATTTTGCCAAAAAACGTTACGACACGCCGCGTACCAATACTGCAGAATTTGACCTAGCAATTTTAGTTCAGCCCGATGATCCCGCACCGCCAAGTAATGCCAAAGCATTAAAGAAATTTGTAGAAGTTGCTGAAAAAATGGATTTCTATGTAGAAATAGTTTCGCCAAAAGACCTATCGCGTCTATCTGCTTTTGATGCTTTGTTTATTCGGCAGAGTACCGAGGTGAATAATGAAGCTTATGCATTTGCCAGAAAAGCCCAGCAGGAAGGTATCGCAATTATAGATTATCCCGATGCAATTTTAAAATGTTGCAATAAGGTGTATATGGCCGAGGCTTTGGAAAATGCTAATATTCCTACTCCTAAAACGGTGATTATCCATAAAGAAAATATTGATAAGGTTTTAGAAATCACCGGGCTGCCGGTAGTTTTAAAATCTCCAGATTCTACTTTTTCCTTCGGAGTAAAGAAAGCTACCACACCGGCTGAATACCAGGAATTGGTAACAATGATGCTTAAAAAATCTGAATTGGTGATCGCCCAGGAATTTTTACCTTCAGAATATGATTGGCGAATAGGAATACTGGATAATAAACCCTTTTATGCTTGCCGCTATTATATGGCGAAAGGTCACTGGCAAATCTATAACTGGGATGCCAAAGAGAAAGACGACCAGGATGGAAATGCCGATTGTTTACCTATTGAAAAGGTGCCAAAAAAAATACTGGAAGTTGCTTTAAAATCGGCTAAATTAATGGGGAAGGGACTTTACGGTATTGATGTTAAAGAAGTAGGAGGAAAGGCCCTGGTAATTGAAATTAATGATAACCCGAACATCGATTTTGGAGTGGAAGATGCCTATTATGGCGAGCAGGTGTACGTAGAAATTTTAGCGGCTTTAAAAAACCGACTGGTAAAGAAATAG
- a CDS encoding dipeptidase gives MKLNLLSLALIFTGNLVLAQQNSDEALLEKAKEIHENVITIDTHADININNFTEERNYTMDLENQVTLPKMEAGGLDVAWFIVYTGQDELTDEGFKNAYGNAMSKFDAIHKLVEDFAPNKIGLATNSEEVRKLISEDKKVAMIGVENGYSIGKDIKNVEKFYNLGARYMSLAHQGHSQLSDSNTGEENDEWLHNGLSDIGKEVITEMNRLGMMIDVSHPSKEAIKQMFELSKAPLIASHSSARELCNHSRNLDDELLLLFKEHGGVVQTVAFSAYVNTQKTQAFNEASSKVYEKKAEEMSLEVLPRDSVRALSNEDRNAYYADFQKVRSAAAPEVELLKEEIEPVGVSDFVDHIDYMIDLIGIEHVGISSDFDGGGGIDGWQDASETLNITIELVKRGYTEAEIAKLWGENLLRVMDEVDAVAAELQKA, from the coding sequence ATGAAATTAAATCTTCTTAGCCTTGCGCTAATTTTTACGGGAAATCTTGTACTGGCCCAACAAAACAGCGATGAAGCTTTACTTGAAAAAGCAAAAGAAATTCACGAAAACGTAATTACCATAGATACTCACGCTGATATTAATATCAATAATTTCACTGAAGAAAGAAATTATACAATGGACCTGGAAAATCAGGTAACACTACCAAAAATGGAAGCCGGCGGACTTGATGTTGCATGGTTTATTGTGTATACCGGCCAGGATGAACTTACCGATGAAGGATTTAAAAATGCATATGGAAATGCGATGAGCAAATTTGATGCGATCCATAAACTGGTAGAAGATTTTGCTCCAAATAAAATAGGATTAGCTACAAATTCTGAAGAAGTAAGAAAATTAATTTCTGAAGATAAAAAAGTAGCAATGATTGGGGTTGAAAACGGATATTCTATCGGAAAGGATATTAAGAATGTTGAAAAATTTTATAATCTAGGCGCCAGGTATATGTCACTTGCGCATCAGGGCCATAGCCAGTTGAGCGATTCTAACACCGGTGAAGAAAATGACGAATGGCTGCATAACGGACTTAGTGATATAGGAAAAGAAGTGATTACTGAAATGAACCGCCTGGGAATGATGATAGATGTTTCACACCCTTCTAAAGAAGCCATTAAACAAATGTTTGAGCTTTCTAAAGCGCCGCTTATCGCCTCCCACTCCTCTGCTCGCGAACTTTGCAACCATAGTCGAAATTTAGATGATGAGCTTTTACTGCTTTTTAAAGAACACGGCGGGGTTGTTCAAACCGTTGCGTTTAGTGCTTATGTAAATACTCAAAAAACCCAGGCTTTTAATGAGGCTAGCTCTAAAGTTTATGAGAAAAAAGCTGAAGAAATGAGTTTAGAGGTTTTACCTCGTGATTCTGTAAGGGCTTTAAGCAACGAAGATAGAAATGCTTATTATGCCGATTTTCAAAAAGTACGTTCAGCGGCTGCTCCTGAAGTTGAATTACTAAAAGAAGAAATTGAACCCGTAGGAGTTTCAGATTTTGTAGACCATATAGATTATATGATAGATCTTATAGGAATTGAACACGTGGGCATAAGTTCAGATTTTGATGGCGGCGGCGGTATTGACGGCTGGCAGGATGCTTCAGAAACTTTAAATATTACTATAGAATTGGTAAAACGCGGTTATACCGAAGCCGAAATTGCGAAACTTTGGGGAGAAAATTTACTAAGAGTAATGGATGAAGTTGATGCGGTAGCCGCAGAACTTCAAAAAGCCTAA
- a CDS encoding carboxylate-amine ligase: MKYHLFEVFGIELEYMLVESSSFKVNPIVDQLFISKNGEITSDIENGEIEWSNELVAHVVELKTNGPTGDVEHLDLLFAENIKEVNKLLKEKNSRLLPSAAHPLMKPETETELWKHSSSKIYALYSRIFDCSGHGWSNVQSMHINLPFFDDVEFEKLHAAIRLLLPIIPALSASSPIFEGKDTGFKDARMHVYKTNQKEIPEMTGKVIPEQVFSKDDYYKTIFEPINKEIKPHDTENILDHHFLNSRGAIARFDRNAIEIRVIDVQECPKADMAIAIFIIECLKLLVSEDLISIDDQKKWHENELFEIFDAVIKDAENTRITNKKYLKIFGLSQTIEIKEIWRILFSKVKRNIAPKHQESIKFLLNNGSLSTRILKALNDDFSEQNIKKTYFRLADCLEENKFFKP; the protein is encoded by the coding sequence ATGAAATATCATCTTTTTGAAGTTTTTGGAATTGAATTGGAATATATGCTTGTTGAGTCTTCCAGTTTTAAGGTGAATCCAATTGTAGACCAACTTTTTATTAGCAAAAATGGAGAAATAACCTCAGATATAGAAAATGGAGAAATTGAATGGAGCAATGAGCTGGTTGCGCACGTCGTAGAACTAAAAACCAATGGACCAACTGGAGATGTAGAACATCTAGACCTTCTTTTTGCTGAAAATATTAAGGAAGTAAATAAATTATTGAAAGAAAAAAATAGCCGTCTTTTACCTTCGGCTGCACATCCCTTAATGAAGCCTGAAACTGAAACTGAGCTATGGAAACACAGTTCCAGTAAGATTTACGCGCTTTATAGCCGCATTTTTGATTGCAGCGGACACGGCTGGAGCAATGTGCAAAGTATGCACATTAACCTTCCGTTTTTTGATGATGTTGAGTTTGAAAAATTACACGCAGCAATACGCTTGCTTTTGCCTATTATTCCTGCTTTAAGTGCGAGTTCTCCTATTTTTGAAGGAAAAGACACCGGTTTTAAAGATGCCAGAATGCATGTTTATAAAACCAACCAAAAGGAAATTCCGGAGATGACGGGAAAAGTTATTCCAGAACAGGTTTTTTCTAAAGACGATTATTACAAAACCATTTTCGAACCGATTAACAAGGAAATAAAACCTCACGATACCGAAAATATCCTGGACCATCATTTTTTAAATTCCAGGGGAGCTATTGCAAGATTTGACCGAAATGCTATTGAAATTCGCGTGATAGACGTTCAGGAATGTCCAAAAGCCGATATGGCAATCGCTATTTTTATCATTGAATGTTTAAAATTGCTGGTTAGTGAAGATTTAATTTCTATTGATGACCAGAAAAAATGGCACGAGAATGAACTTTTTGAGATTTTTGATGCCGTGATTAAAGATGCTGAAAATACCAGAATCACCAACAAAAAATACCTGAAAATCTTCGGACTTTCACAAACAATAGAAATTAAAGAGATCTGGCGAATTTTATTTTCAAAAGTAAAAAGGAATATTGCACCAAAACATCAGGAAAGTATTAAGTTCTTATTGAATAACGGAAGTCTTTCTACCCGAATTTTAAAGGCGCTAAATGATGATTTTTCTGAACAAAATATTAAAAAAACCTATTTTAGGTTAGCCGATTGTCTTGAAGAAAATA